The following proteins are encoded in a genomic region of Methanobacterium sp. Maddingley MBC34:
- a CDS encoding multisubunit Na+/H+ antiporter, MnhC subunit (PFAM: NADH-ubiquinone/plastoquinone oxidoreductase chain 4L), giving the protein MIMDVQLASLFTAVALIIIGIVAVAFLDNLIKKVIGLAFIGDGTNLFLIALGYKPGGIVYIYLPGMAADWFAQNAAYPLPFALVLTSIVIGASTMAVMLGIIIVLYKKRGSLSASKILGE; this is encoded by the coding sequence ATGATCATGGACGTACAACTCGCATCATTATTCACCGCAGTAGCCCTGATTATAATTGGAATCGTTGCCGTAGCATTCCTGGACAACCTCATCAAAAAGGTTATAGGACTGGCTTTCATAGGAGACGGAACCAACCTGTTCCTAATTGCCCTGGGTTACAAACCCGGAGGAATAGTCTACATATACTTGCCAGGCATGGCAGCAGACTGGTTCGCGCAAAACGCAGCATATCCACTTCCATTTGCCCTGGTATTAACCAGTATTGTTATCGGTGCCAGTACAATGGCAGTGATGCTGGGAATTATAATAGTTCTCTACAAAAAGCGCGGATCTTTAAGCGCATCCAAAATTCTGGGAGAGTAA
- a CDS encoding putative subunit of the multisubunit Na+/H+ antiporter, whose translation MIEYVLMIITILGSILVLMQRDLLKAAILTGIPGAAIAFLYQYLLAPDVALTQAIVGSAIIPVFFALAVYKTRRMEE comes from the coding sequence ATGATAGAATACGTGCTGATGATTATAACGATTTTAGGATCAATCCTGGTTCTCATGCAGAGGGATCTCCTAAAAGCAGCAATTCTAACTGGAATTCCCGGTGCGGCCATAGCTTTCCTCTACCAGTACCTTCTGGCTCCAGATGTGGCCCTTACTCAAGCCATTGTAGGATCAGCTATCATTCCAGTGTTCTTTGCACTGGCAGTCTACAAAACCCGCAGGATGGAGGAATAG
- a CDS encoding multisubunit Na+/H+ antiporter, MnhG subunit (PFAM: Na+/H+ antiporter subunit), producing MDDIFTIIKAVLILASAVFVLLAAFGILRFKDDLERVLYARIHILGVADMACILALLVLGEPLLAAAYFILAPFASHAIANGFYYGEDKQ from the coding sequence ATGGATGATATATTCACCATTATTAAAGCAGTTTTAATCCTGGCATCAGCAGTTTTTGTTCTTTTAGCAGCCTTTGGAATTTTAAGATTTAAAGATGACCTTGAAAGGGTATTATACGCCAGAATCCATATTTTGGGAGTGGCGGACATGGCCTGTATACTGGCGCTCCTGGTTCTAGGAGAACCACTACTGGCTGCTGCTTACTTCATACTGGCTCCATTCGCATCTCACGCCATAGCCAATGGATTCTACTATGGGGAGGATAAACAATGA
- a CDS encoding multisubunit Na+/H+ antiporter, MnhF subunit (PFAM: Multiple resistance and pH regulation protein F (MrpF / PhaF)), producing the protein MSMNILTLSEYVLMAALAIYALASVRIATRKTIGMGLVGISGLSIAVAVILILVKNLYGIAFSADIATALVLLGPVGTIAFARVLRGYSNG; encoded by the coding sequence ATGAGTATGAATATTTTAACCTTATCTGAATATGTTTTAATGGCTGCTCTGGCCATCTACGCCCTGGCGTCTGTACGTATCGCCACCCGAAAAACTATAGGGATGGGACTGGTTGGAATATCAGGATTGAGCATTGCTGTAGCTGTTATTCTCATCCTGGTAAAAAACCTTTATGGAATTGCTTTTTCTGCAGATATAGCCACTGCACTGGTGCTTTTGGGGCCAGTGGGAACCATTGCCTTTGCCCGGGTTTTGAGGGGGTATAGTAATGGATGA
- a CDS encoding multisubunit Na+/H+ antiporter, MnhE subunit (PFAM: Na+/H+ ion antiporter subunit) — MFITRIFYGIAYFIVLIWEIIKATIDVAIRTLDGKVDPVIVEIPTVLKRPVSQTILANSITLTPGTLSIDLDSENQVIKVATIVPRKNKEVIPFEPYIKGMLE, encoded by the coding sequence ATGTTTATAACAAGAATATTCTACGGAATCGCCTATTTCATTGTATTGATATGGGAGATAATCAAAGCCACCATCGATGTTGCAATTCGAACTTTAGATGGTAAGGTGGATCCGGTTATAGTGGAAATCCCCACCGTTCTTAAAAGACCAGTTTCCCAGACCATCCTTGCCAACAGCATCACCCTTACTCCTGGTACACTATCCATTGACCTTGACTCGGAGAATCAGGTGATAAAGGTGGCCACAATTGTCCCCCGAAAAAATAAGGAAGTTATTCCTTTTGAACCGTATATTAAAGGCATGTTAGAATGA
- a CDS encoding putative membrane-bound metal-dependent hydrolase (DUF457) (PFAM: Predicted membrane-bound metal-dependent hydrolase (DUF457)) yields MSSYKKHILFSLIMIFPFFPDVYYLSLAVIGASVVDLDTSFRYRNLVIMALAGGILALTLPLFQITPFTGILLISIALFFFVAQHRGFVHSIPGTGLAAACLALFVISFQNILMILTPDLRVSFLLTSLILGIIVLNRGLLILYALLVTVGIFLTPLTSFNFIYVATALFVGSLSHLILDLFSGRGVKLFDPLSKHRYGKMAGLFIIVLWLASVAVLYIYPGENYLSLNYFLTTFPQLTTFNPMGIIELI; encoded by the coding sequence ATGTCTTCTTATAAAAAACACATATTATTCTCACTTATAATGATATTCCCATTCTTTCCAGATGTTTACTACTTGTCTCTGGCTGTTATAGGGGCTTCGGTGGTGGATCTAGACACCAGTTTCCGTTATAGAAATCTGGTTATAATGGCTCTTGCTGGAGGCATACTGGCATTAACTCTACCATTGTTCCAAATTACTCCTTTCACCGGAATATTACTAATAAGCATAGCATTATTCTTCTTTGTTGCGCAACACAGGGGCTTTGTACATTCTATTCCTGGAACTGGTCTGGCTGCAGCCTGCCTGGCCCTATTTGTAATCAGCTTTCAGAACATCTTAATGATTTTAACACCAGATCTCAGGGTTTCTTTCCTTTTAACCTCGCTGATTTTGGGAATTATAGTTTTAAACAGGGGATTGCTTATTTTATATGCATTACTGGTGACAGTTGGGATATTTTTAACACCTTTAACCAGTTTTAACTTCATTTACGTGGCAACAGCCTTATTTGTAGGTTCTTTGAGTCATCTGATCCTGGATCTCTTCAGCGGTAGAGGGGTGAAACTTTTCGATCCCCTATCCAAACACCGTTATGGTAAAATGGCAGGATTATTCATCATTGTTCTCTGGTTGGCCAGTGTTGCAGTTCTTTATATCTATCCTGGAGAAAACTACCTGTCTTTAAATTATTTTTTAACTACATTCCCTCAGTTAACCACATTCAATCCAATGGGAATCATTGAATTGATTTAA
- a CDS encoding putative deacylase (PFAM: Succinylglutamate desuccinylase / Aspartoacylase family): protein MDCEIRTIAPDTGGDISLNPELMEELTQDGIKKPLIDAALKGTPLLKFGSGSPTILLCAGIHGNELPPQVAFFKLLNYLEDKKIKGTVYTIPIAIPYATMKNSRRFKGWDMNRKTFKEGYISNTILKTAQKLKIQAAADFHSTQPQSNPGIESVFCSKKPCYESFKIASHITSQTSSKVISQEQAGTLYGGALEDELNLSGIPAVTCEVVSRNGKVDSGSVERSLMQMKCFLNYFNMI from the coding sequence ATGGACTGTGAAATTAGAACTATTGCCCCTGATACGGGAGGTGACATTTCCCTTAATCCGGAGTTAATGGAAGAATTAACTCAAGATGGCATTAAAAAACCTTTAATTGATGCTGCTTTAAAGGGAACTCCACTTTTAAAGTTTGGATCAGGATCTCCTACCATTCTTTTATGTGCTGGAATTCACGGAAACGAACTCCCCCCTCAGGTGGCTTTTTTCAAACTCTTGAATTACCTGGAGGATAAAAAAATCAAGGGAACAGTTTACACCATCCCCATTGCTATTCCTTATGCCACCATGAAAAATTCAAGAAGATTCAAGGGTTGGGACATGAATCGGAAGACCTTTAAGGAAGGATACATTTCCAACACCATTTTAAAAACCGCCCAAAAACTTAAAATCCAGGCAGCAGCTGACTTTCACTCCACCCAGCCCCAGAGTAATCCTGGAATAGAAAGTGTTTTTTGCTCTAAAAAACCCTGTTATGAGAGTTTTAAGATAGCCAGTCATATAACCAGTCAGACATCTTCTAAGGTTATTTCCCAGGAACAAGCCGGGACCCTGTACGGTGGTGCTCTGGAAGATGAGTTGAATCTCAGTGGGATACCTGCAGTGACCTGTGAAGTGGTCTCCAGAAATGGGAAAGTGGATTCTGGAAGTGTTGAAAGGTCTTTAATGCAGATGAAGTGTTTCCTGAACTATTTCAACATGATATGA
- a CDS encoding SagB-type dehydrogenase (PFAM: Nitroreductase family~TIGRFAM: SagB-type dehydrogenase domain), protein MQKKSKYILLAIILLSAFLVFYLTYAVFMKPVTQNQTRVVLGTYNLPQAEVTSGMSVDQAIQNRRSVRNFSATSLTLQDVSQLLWAAQGITDSERNYRSAPSAGHVFPMEVYLVAGDNGVQGLGAGIYRYNPYNNTLEKIVEGDQTYTLSQAAHGQTWVDEAPISLVITGNYQKMKDKYPDENLSTRFVDIEAGHIGENIYLEAVSRGLGAVAIGSFYDDQMINLFKLPSNETPIYIYPVGHQAS, encoded by the coding sequence GCAGTTTTCATGAAGCCAGTTACGCAAAATCAGACCAGGGTAGTTTTAGGAACATATAACCTTCCTCAGGCTGAGGTTACCAGTGGAATGTCTGTGGACCAGGCCATACAAAACAGACGTTCCGTTAGAAATTTCAGTGCAACCTCCCTTACTCTGCAAGATGTTTCACAGCTTTTGTGGGCTGCCCAGGGAATAACAGACTCTGAAAGGAATTACCGATCTGCGCCATCTGCGGGCCATGTTTTCCCCATGGAAGTTTATCTAGTTGCAGGGGATAATGGTGTTCAGGGCCTTGGAGCGGGCATATACCGTTATAATCCCTATAATAACACTCTAGAAAAAATAGTGGAAGGTGATCAAACCTATACTTTGTCACAGGCAGCCCATGGACAAACATGGGTTGATGAAGCACCAATAAGTCTGGTGATCACTGGAAACTATCAGAAGATGAAGGATAAATATCCTGATGAAAATTTAAGCACAAGATTCGTGGATATTGAAGCGGGTCATATTGGGGAGAACATATATTTAGAAGCAGTTTCTCGTGGTCTGGGTGCAGTGGCCATTGGTTCATTCTACGATGATCAGATGATAAACCTTTTTAAGTTACCTTCCAATGAAACCCCAATATATATCTATCCAGTGGGTCATCAGGCATCATAG